From the genome of Mucilaginibacter paludis DSM 18603:
CTTTTTCTAACGTTGCCAAAGCGGCATCGGCATCCGGCTTTGGCTCGGACAAATAAGTTTTAGCCATAAAAATATACGGCTTATCGTTTTTCCCGGTTAAGGGCAGGGCCTTAGTAAAGTTAGCCTGCAAGTTGGCTGCATCATTATCGGCTTTGGCCGCCGCACCCAAACCTATATAATTAAGGGCCGATTTAGGGTTGATACCCAAGCCTTTGTTAAAAGCCATTTTGGCCGAATCGGGATAATCCTGCTGTAAATATACCCAGCCTAAATAAAAACAATCTTCGTCGGTAGGTTTGGCGCCCTGCGTAAGTTTGGTTAATAGCATTTTGGCCTTTTGATATTGTTCAGCGTCGATAGCGGTTTGAGCTTCGGTTAAACTCTGCGCAAAAGTATTGGATAGCGAAATCACAGATAAAGCTGATGCCGCTGCAAGTGGAATAAAGAGTTTCATAACTTTAATTGGGGGATTATGATATGATGACTAAAAACAAAACATGGTGCTCCCCGATGAAGAGCGATAACATTTAAAAATTAAAAAGATATTAATGCCGGGGATATTAGTCCCGCGGAGCAGCATCGTCAAACTAATTTGAAGCAATGCCCGTTTTTTGCAAAAACTCCCTTAATACAAATAAACTATTGGTGAGGGGGCAGGGCAATTTATTGTCAGATCCGGAAAGTGCGAAAACTGATATAACAATATTGTAAATTATAGAATGGATACCGCCGCCAGACGAGTGTTTTAAGCATCAGCAGGAAACCGCATCCCGAAAAAATCAACAGTAAACATACAGGCCACATTGGATAAGACTGAAAATGCTTGGCATCCAGTGTTGATTTATCTATAATTTGAACAAAATTAGTACTGTGCAGATTAGAATAACTTTTTATCAAATCTGATTGCGACGAAAAAACAGTCAGCTGAGCAGGAGATGTAAGCTTTGGCACAAAAAATAAATTTGCGAGCGTACAAAACAAATAACCCGCTAAAAAAACCATCGCGAGGGAATTAGAAAGGGAACCTGAGTTGTTTTTCTGCATTATAATTACTAATACAATAAATTTACTGGGCTAAAATTAAATAAAATATTCTAACGTGTCAATAATTTTATCTAAAACGTAAATTTTTAACAAGAAATTAACTAAACGCATAATACACACTAACTAAAAAGCATCACGAGGCAGAAATAATCAGTTTTTAATTTTTATTCGTTAGAAAAAGACGAACTAAACATTAAAAAAAAGCAAAAATTCAGAATTCAACAGAAAACCCCCAATAATTTAAAGTAAAAATTTAATCTTGATGAGATTGCATAAACGCCTGCTCCAAGCCAGATCATGGGTGTAGCAGATTAACGAAAGAGCAAATGTTTTCCAGGAGAATTTACCCTGATTTTTTCCGGAAAGCGCATTAAAGAAATGAGGCGGCCTCATTAAAGAATTATTTTACCGTTGGCAAACATAAAGCGTACCGTAGATATTGTTGATTATAATTCAAATTTTGCCGCGTAGATTGATTGGGAGACTTAGGCATAACCGACATTTTATCACCCGCACAACACACCATCAAAAAAGCAATTAACAAAAAAGGCCGGATGAAACCGACCTTTTTTGTTAATTGTACCGTAGTATTTACAAACTATTGATCCATTTCACCAGCTCATCGCGGCCTTTGCCGGTTTTTTGCTGTAACTTGCCCAATAGCTCATCATCTTTTCCTTCTTCGTGGGTCAGGTCATCTTCGGTTAAATCGCCATACGCTTGTTTAACTTTTCCCTTAATCTCGTTCCACTTGCCTTTTATTTCTAACTTATCCATGATATTTATATTTTTATTTAGATGTATAAGGATAACAAGGCAGCATCAATTTGGTTTGAAAATAATGACGCTCTGTATCAAATAATTTATAATAAACTGCCGCTTTTAAGTAAATTTATTTTTAGCTAATTTGGTGTAATGCCTACCACTGAAAAGAAAAAATATACAGATCAGGACTATACGATACTGGAAGAAGGTTCTCCTTTTCAGTTAATTCATTACGATTTAATTATTTCTCCGTCTCCGGGTTTATTACATCAGCGTATACTGGTCAGGCTTGCCAACATTATTGCTTTCTTTTCGGCTATAGAAAACTCGGGAGAATGGTTTTACGCGCCTACGGATGTAAGGTTTGATGACGGTAATATTTATCAGCCAGATATTTTATTCATATCCGAGGAAAGAAGAGCAGAGATCATCAAAGACAGAATCGAAGGCGCACCGGATCTGGTAATTGAAATTTTATCTCCGTCTAACGCGTATTATGATCTCCGTCAGAAAAAAGACATCTACGAGAAATATGGTGTAAAGGAGTACATCATATTTGACCCGATGCAAGAAAACGCTGATGTGTATGTGTTGGAGAATGGCATTTTTGTACTCAAACAAAAGGCTGGTAAAACAGAGCAGCTCACATCTGTACTACTACCAGGCCTAATTTTCGGCCTGGAAAAGATATTCATATAAAGAGCCTCCGCCACGGTAAAAAACCTTTTTTAAAATACGGCAAGCACTAATTGCGAGTCATTGCAGTATGGCCATAGGGATATGGCAATCACACTTATGGCTGATTATACCAAA
Proteins encoded in this window:
- a CDS encoding CsbD family protein — translated: MDKLEIKGKWNEIKGKVKQAYGDLTEDDLTHEEGKDDELLGKLQQKTGKGRDELVKWINSL
- a CDS encoding Uma2 family endonuclease, with protein sequence MPTTEKKKYTDQDYTILEEGSPFQLIHYDLIISPSPGLLHQRILVRLANIIAFFSAIENSGEWFYAPTDVRFDDGNIYQPDILFISEERRAEIIKDRIEGAPDLVIEILSPSNAYYDLRQKKDIYEKYGVKEYIIFDPMQENADVYVLENGIFVLKQKAGKTEQLTSVLLPGLIFGLEKIFI